A region of Thermobifida halotolerans DNA encodes the following proteins:
- a CDS encoding phosphopantetheine-binding protein, with product MTSNNTVGDGPFTIERVRADVARLLAEPAESVDVDENLLDRGVDSVRLMSLVETWRRDGAAVDFADLAEEPTVTAWTALLRS from the coding sequence ATGACCTCGAACAACACTGTCGGTGACGGACCTTTCACCATTGAGCGTGTGCGCGCCGACGTCGCCCGCCTGCTCGCCGAGCCCGCCGAGTCCGTCGACGTCGACGAGAACCTGCTGGACCGGGGGGTGGACTCCGTCCGGCTGATGAGCCTGGTCGAGACCTGGCGCAGGGACGGGGCCGCCGTCGACTTCGCCGACCTCGCCGAGGAGCCGACCGTCACGGCGTGGACGGCGCTCCTGCGGTCCTGA
- a CDS encoding lysine N(6)-hydroxylase/L-ornithine N(5)-oxygenase family protein, whose translation MAGTHHSATGADARVHDLVGVGFGPSNLGLAIALRERRADGRSRIGGVFLERQERFGWHRGMLLDDATMQISFLKDLVTPRNPASDFTFLAYLRQVGRLHDFINHKTLFPLRTEFHDYLSWCAERVGEQVRYGREVVALRPVRTGGRITRVDVVSRDADGRETVERARNVVLAPGLRPSLPEGVRVSERIWHSEYLLHRLAVLPEAPTRGFVVVGAGQSAAEVVDHLHRRFPDVPVHAVFSRYGYSPSDDTPFANRIFDPEAVDAFYDSPPEFKDELMGYHRNTNYSVVDPDLITDLYRRVYAERANGTHRLRMHNMTRVVDLAETDAGVDVTVEHRPTGKQSVLRADHVVHATGYRPVDVRPLLGELAGHCVFDDRGRPVLQRDYRVVTDDEVTCGLYLQGGTEHTHGISSSLLSNVAVRAAEILDSVEARHEAPVPSA comes from the coding sequence ATGGCAGGGACCCACCACAGCGCGACAGGCGCCGACGCGCGCGTCCACGACCTGGTCGGAGTCGGTTTCGGTCCGTCCAACCTGGGACTGGCGATCGCCCTGCGCGAGCGCCGCGCCGACGGGCGCTCCCGGATCGGCGGGGTGTTCCTGGAGCGCCAGGAGCGCTTCGGCTGGCACCGGGGCATGCTCCTGGACGACGCGACCATGCAGATCTCCTTCCTCAAGGACCTGGTCACCCCCCGCAACCCCGCCAGCGACTTCACCTTCCTGGCCTACCTGCGGCAGGTCGGCCGGCTGCACGACTTCATCAACCACAAGACGCTGTTTCCGCTGCGCACCGAGTTCCACGACTACCTGTCCTGGTGCGCCGAGCGGGTCGGCGAGCAGGTGCGCTACGGGCGGGAGGTCGTCGCGCTGCGTCCGGTCCGCACGGGCGGGCGGATCACCCGCGTGGACGTGGTGTCCCGCGACGCCGACGGCCGCGAGACGGTCGAGCGCGCCCGCAACGTGGTGCTCGCCCCCGGGCTGCGGCCCAGCCTCCCCGAGGGGGTGCGCGTCTCCGAGCGGATCTGGCACAGCGAGTACCTGCTGCACCGCCTCGCCGTCCTCCCCGAGGCCCCGACCCGCGGATTCGTGGTGGTGGGGGCCGGGCAGAGCGCGGCCGAGGTCGTCGACCACCTGCACCGGCGCTTCCCCGACGTCCCGGTGCACGCGGTGTTCTCCCGCTACGGCTACAGCCCCTCCGACGACACCCCGTTCGCCAACCGCATCTTCGACCCCGAGGCGGTGGACGCCTTCTACGACTCGCCGCCGGAGTTCAAGGACGAACTCATGGGCTACCACCGCAACACCAACTACTCCGTGGTCGACCCGGACCTGATCACCGACCTGTACCGGCGCGTCTACGCCGAGCGGGCCAACGGGACGCACCGGCTCAGGATGCACAACATGACCAGGGTCGTCGACCTCGCCGAGACCGACGCGGGCGTCGACGTCACCGTGGAGCACCGGCCCACCGGCAAGCAGTCCGTGCTCCGCGCCGACCACGTCGTCCACGCCACCGGCTACCGCCCGGTGGACGTGCGCCCCCTCCTCGGGGAGCTCGCCGGGCACTGCGTGTTCGACGACCGGGGCCGCCCCGTCCTGCAGCGCGACTACCGCGTCGTCACCGACGACGAGGTCACCTGCGGCCTGTACCTGCAGGGCGGCACCGAGCACACGCACGGCATCTCCTCGAGCCTGCTGTCCAACGTGGCCGTCCGCGCCGCCGAGATCCTCGACTCCGTCGAGGCCCGCCACGAGGCGCCCGTCCCCTCCGCCTGA
- a CDS encoding isochorismatase family protein, translating into MTLPAITPYPLPLPEHLPANRASWRIDPARAVLLVHDMQRYFLRPYPDGADPLRGALANIAALTDACRAARIPVCYTAKPGGMDPEQRGLERHFWGGGMRAAAEHTAIDERVAPDAADVVVTKSRYSAFVGTDLAARMAGQGRDQLVVTGVYAHIGCLLTAADAFMRDIQPFFVADATADFTADDHRFALEYAAGRCAVVTSTDRVLAAVGAARIDVSTGG; encoded by the coding sequence ATGACACTGCCAGCGATCACCCCCTATCCGCTGCCGCTGCCCGAGCACCTGCCCGCCAACCGGGCGTCGTGGCGGATCGACCCCGCCCGCGCCGTCCTGCTCGTCCACGACATGCAGCGGTACTTCCTGCGGCCCTATCCGGACGGCGCGGACCCGCTGCGCGGCGCGCTCGCCAACATCGCCGCGCTCACCGACGCCTGCCGGGCCGCCCGGATCCCGGTCTGCTACACCGCCAAGCCCGGCGGCATGGACCCGGAGCAGCGGGGCCTGGAGCGCCACTTCTGGGGCGGCGGGATGCGTGCCGCCGCCGAGCACACCGCCATCGACGAGCGGGTGGCCCCGGACGCGGCCGACGTCGTGGTGACCAAGTCGCGCTACAGCGCCTTCGTCGGCACCGACCTGGCCGCGCGCATGGCCGGACAGGGACGCGACCAGCTCGTCGTCACCGGCGTCTACGCGCACATCGGCTGCCTGCTGACCGCGGCCGACGCGTTCATGCGTGACATCCAGCCGTTCTTCGTCGCCGACGCGACCGCCGACTTCACCGCCGACGACCACCGCTTCGCCCTGGAGTACGCGGCGGGCCGCTGCGCGGTCGTCACCAGCACCGACCGGGTGCTCGCCGCCGTGGGCGCCGCACGCATCGACGTTTCGACCGGAGGCTGA
- a CDS encoding (2,3-dihydroxybenzoyl)adenylate synthase, giving the protein MLDGCTPWPEEFAARYRAAGYWTGETFGEFLRERARRFADRVAVVGAGQRWTYAELDARADAMATGLARLGIASGDRVVVQLPNIPELLEVVFALFRLGALPVYALPAHRGSEITHLCATTGAKALVVTDRHGGFDYRSMVEGMRRQGTAPELVLVAGEAGGHVPLDRARAESPDPAVYAAADPADVAFFQLSGGTTGLPKLIPRTHDDYLYSVRASAEVCDLGPDTVYLAALPAAHNFPMSSPGFLGVLHAGGRVVLAPNPAPETALALVETERVTITAVVPPIALLWLDAVEHGTQGGRDLSSLRVLQVGGAKFAPEAARRVRPVLGCALQQVFGMAEGLVNYTRLDDPEQVATTTQGRPLSPADEIRVVDDADRPVPDGEVGHLLTRGPYTIRGYYRADAHNATAFTDDGFYRTGDLVRMDASGNLVVEGRAKDQINRGGEKVSAEEVENHILAHPAVHDAAVVGMSDPYLGERVCAYVISRSAPPTRSELLRFLRERGLAAYKIPDRVEFVERFPATGVGKTSRRELRRELSRRLDAPR; this is encoded by the coding sequence ATGCTCGACGGCTGCACCCCCTGGCCCGAGGAGTTCGCCGCCCGCTACCGCGCGGCGGGCTACTGGACGGGGGAGACCTTCGGTGAGTTCCTGCGGGAGCGCGCCCGCCGCTTCGCCGACCGCGTCGCCGTGGTCGGCGCGGGACAGCGGTGGACCTACGCCGAACTGGACGCGCGCGCCGACGCGATGGCCACCGGACTGGCCCGCCTCGGCATCGCCTCCGGTGACCGCGTGGTTGTCCAACTGCCCAACATCCCCGAGCTGCTGGAGGTGGTCTTCGCGCTGTTCCGGCTCGGGGCGCTGCCGGTGTACGCGCTGCCCGCGCACCGCGGCAGCGAGATCACCCACCTGTGCGCCACCACCGGAGCGAAGGCCCTGGTGGTCACCGACCGGCACGGCGGCTTCGACTACCGCTCCATGGTCGAGGGAATGCGCCGACAGGGCACCGCCCCCGAGCTGGTCCTGGTGGCGGGTGAGGCGGGCGGCCACGTCCCGCTGGACCGGGCCCGCGCCGAATCCCCCGACCCGGCCGTGTACGCCGCGGCCGACCCCGCCGACGTGGCCTTCTTCCAACTGTCCGGCGGGACCACCGGACTGCCCAAACTCATCCCGCGGACCCACGACGACTACCTGTACTCGGTGCGCGCCAGCGCCGAGGTGTGCGATCTGGGCCCCGACACCGTCTACCTGGCCGCGCTGCCCGCCGCACACAACTTCCCGATGAGCTCCCCCGGCTTCCTCGGGGTGCTGCACGCGGGCGGCCGCGTGGTGCTGGCCCCCAACCCCGCTCCCGAGACCGCCCTCGCCCTCGTCGAGACCGAGCGGGTCACCATCACCGCGGTCGTCCCGCCGATCGCGCTGCTGTGGCTGGACGCGGTGGAGCACGGCACGCAGGGCGGCCGCGACCTGTCGTCGCTGCGCGTCCTCCAGGTGGGCGGCGCCAAGTTCGCGCCGGAGGCGGCCCGCCGGGTCCGGCCCGTGCTGGGCTGCGCGCTGCAGCAGGTGTTCGGCATGGCCGAGGGCCTGGTCAACTACACCCGCCTGGACGACCCCGAACAGGTGGCCACCACCACCCAGGGCCGCCCGCTCAGCCCCGCCGACGAGATCCGCGTCGTCGACGACGCCGACCGGCCCGTCCCCGACGGCGAGGTCGGCCACCTGCTGACCCGCGGCCCCTACACCATCCGCGGCTACTACCGGGCCGACGCCCACAACGCGACCGCGTTCACCGACGACGGCTTCTACCGCACCGGGGACCTGGTACGCATGGACGCCTCCGGCAACCTCGTCGTGGAGGGCCGGGCCAAGGACCAGATCAATCGGGGCGGGGAGAAGGTCTCCGCCGAGGAGGTCGAGAACCACATCCTGGCCCACCCGGCCGTCCACGACGCGGCCGTCGTCGGTATGAGCGACCCCTACCTGGGAGAACGGGTCTGCGCCTACGTCATCTCCCGCAGCGCGCCACCCACCCGGAGCGAACTGCTGCGCTTCCTGCGCGAGCGGGGACTGGCCGCCTACAAGATCCCCGACCGGGTCGAGTTCGTGGAGCGCTTCCCCGCCACCGGCGTCGGCAAGACCTCCCGGCGCGAACTCCGCCGGGAACTCTCCCGCAGATTGGACGCACCCCGATGA
- a CDS encoding isochorismate synthase, with translation MPRQRVVDPAAAPTELLDSYRPRDFLFCSASGALRCRGALATATGADDLAEALRGVETDNGRAPLAVGALPFDRDAPVHLVVPETVQHGPSTAHAAAPVPARRPLPGTWTATPIPAPADHTAAVERAVKLMADGGGAELRKVVLARCLRLTGQREVDVATVLANLAWADPTAFTFAADLPGRDARPRTLVGASPELLVAKRGRSVLSNPLAGSAPRHPDPARDRERAAALLASPKERHEHAVVVEAVVEALRPHCRRLDAPREPRPVTTATMWHLSTRVTGELRDPHTPSHVLARALHPTPAVCGHPTDRAYAVITEIEPFDRGFYTGAVGYTDAAGDGEWAVAIRCADTCGTTIDLFAGGGIMPDSEPEAELAETSAKLRTLLLALGVDQPR, from the coding sequence ATGCCCCGACAGCGCGTCGTCGATCCAGCCGCGGCACCGACCGAGCTGCTGGACTCCTACCGCCCCCGGGACTTCCTCTTCTGCTCCGCCTCCGGCGCGCTGCGCTGCCGCGGCGCCCTGGCCACCGCGACCGGTGCCGACGACCTGGCCGAGGCGCTGCGCGGAGTCGAGACCGACAACGGCCGAGCCCCCCTGGCGGTGGGCGCCCTCCCCTTCGACCGCGACGCCCCCGTCCACCTGGTGGTGCCGGAGACCGTCCAGCACGGCCCCTCCACCGCGCACGCGGCCGCGCCCGTCCCCGCCCGCCGCCCGCTCCCCGGAACGTGGACGGCCACCCCGATCCCCGCCCCCGCCGACCACACGGCCGCGGTCGAGCGCGCCGTCAAACTCATGGCCGACGGCGGAGGCGCGGAGCTGCGCAAGGTCGTGCTGGCCCGCTGCCTGCGGCTGACCGGACAGCGGGAGGTGGACGTGGCCACCGTGCTGGCCAACCTGGCCTGGGCCGACCCCACCGCCTTCACCTTCGCCGCGGACCTGCCCGGACGCGACGCCCGCCCGCGCACCCTCGTCGGCGCCAGCCCCGAACTGCTCGTCGCCAAACGCGGGCGCTCGGTGCTGTCCAACCCGCTGGCCGGCTCCGCGCCGCGCCACCCCGATCCCGCCCGTGACCGGGAGCGCGCCGCCGCCCTGCTCGCCTCCCCCAAGGAACGCCACGAACACGCCGTGGTCGTGGAGGCGGTCGTCGAGGCACTGCGCCCCCACTGCCGCCGCCTCGACGCCCCCCGCGAACCCCGACCGGTCACCACCGCCACCATGTGGCACCTGTCCACCCGCGTCACCGGGGAACTGCGCGATCCCCACACCCCCTCGCACGTCCTGGCGCGGGCGCTGCACCCCACCCCCGCCGTCTGCGGCCACCCCACCGACCGGGCCTACGCCGTCATCACCGAGATCGAACCGTTCGACCGCGGCTTCTACACCGGCGCCGTCGGCTACACCGACGCCGCGGGCGACGGCGAGTGGGCGGTGGCCATCCGCTGCGCCGACACCTGCGGAACCACCATCGACCTGTTCGCGGGCGGCGGCATCATGCCCGACTCCGAGCCCGAGGCCGAACTCGCCGAGACCTCCGCCAAACTCCGCACCCTGCTGCTCGCCCTCGGCGTCGACCAGCCCCGGTGA
- a CDS encoding 2,3-dihydro-2,3-dihydroxybenzoate dehydrogenase: MSHSGIEGAVAVVTGAGRGIGRSVAEALAARGAAVAAVDVDPEGAARTAADLERAARPARGYVRDITDPAGVERLFAEVEQDLGPVDIAVNVAGVLRTGPAVECSDHDWQTLLAVNATGVFTVCRAAARRMAPRRRGALVTVASNAAGVPRAGMAAYAASKAAAVAFTKSLGLELAPYGIRCNVVSPGTTDTPMLRDVREGGLDPADAVAGDPARYKVGIPLGRVAQPGDVADAVCFLVSDAARHITMHNLYVDGGATLR; encoded by the coding sequence GTGTCCCACAGCGGGATCGAAGGAGCGGTCGCCGTGGTCACCGGCGCGGGCCGAGGCATCGGACGCTCCGTCGCCGAGGCCCTGGCCGCCCGGGGAGCCGCGGTCGCCGCGGTCGACGTCGACCCCGAAGGCGCCGCCCGGACCGCCGCGGACCTGGAACGGGCCGCCCGTCCCGCGCGTGGCTACGTCCGCGACATCACCGACCCGGCGGGCGTCGAACGCCTCTTCGCCGAGGTCGAACAGGACCTGGGCCCCGTCGACATCGCGGTCAACGTCGCCGGGGTGCTGCGCACCGGCCCCGCCGTCGAGTGCTCCGACCACGACTGGCAGACGCTGCTCGCGGTCAACGCCACCGGAGTCTTCACCGTCTGCCGCGCCGCTGCGCGGCGGATGGCGCCGCGGCGGCGCGGCGCCCTCGTCACCGTGGCCTCCAACGCCGCGGGCGTGCCGCGCGCCGGCATGGCCGCCTACGCCGCGTCCAAGGCCGCCGCGGTCGCCTTCACCAAGTCGCTCGGCCTGGAACTGGCGCCGTACGGGATCCGCTGCAACGTGGTCTCCCCCGGCACCACCGACACCCCGATGCTGCGGGACGTGCGGGAGGGCGGCCTCGACCCGGCCGACGCCGTGGCCGGCGACCCGGCCCGCTACAAGGTCGGCATCCCCCTGGGCCGGGTCGCCCAGCCCGGCGACGTCGCCGACGCCGTGTGCTTCCTCGTCTCCGACGCCGCCCGGCACATCACCATGCACAACCTCTACGTCGACGGCGGCGCCACCCTGCGCTGA
- a CDS encoding TIGR03943 family putative permease subunit — protein MNRLAQGMVMVLLGMAALSVTVVSQAYLNYVREEFRPFLIAAGAVLVVLGAVTAAAELRGTAEDDGEGHSHDRSHGHSHGHDHAKAPAVAWLLLAPVAMVFVVAPPALGAYTAASADPGTVAESEQVDDGSFGADTPEGEPVELKMREFVVRAWTDEERAMAGRDIRLTGFAVPNPEGEGWYLARLQMACCAADAIVNRVLIENRPEPPKDSWWTVTGRWVEPEGDLQDIRDHRFEVEEMVAVDNPPDPYE, from the coding sequence ATGAACCGCCTCGCCCAGGGCATGGTCATGGTCCTGCTCGGAATGGCCGCGCTGAGCGTCACCGTGGTCTCCCAGGCGTACCTGAACTACGTGCGTGAGGAGTTCCGGCCGTTCTTGATCGCGGCCGGGGCGGTGCTGGTGGTCCTCGGCGCGGTGACGGCGGCGGCGGAGCTGCGCGGGACCGCCGAGGACGACGGGGAGGGGCACTCCCACGACCGTTCCCACGGGCACTCCCACGGCCACGACCACGCGAAGGCCCCGGCCGTGGCGTGGCTGCTGCTGGCTCCGGTGGCGATGGTCTTCGTGGTGGCGCCCCCGGCGCTGGGCGCCTACACCGCCGCGTCGGCCGATCCGGGGACCGTGGCCGAGAGCGAGCAGGTGGACGACGGCAGCTTCGGCGCCGACACCCCCGAGGGGGAGCCGGTCGAGTTGAAGATGCGGGAGTTCGTGGTGCGGGCCTGGACCGACGAGGAGCGGGCCATGGCCGGCCGCGACATCCGACTCACCGGGTTCGCCGTGCCCAACCCCGAGGGGGAGGGCTGGTACCTGGCCCGGTTGCAGATGGCCTGCTGCGCCGCCGACGCCATCGTCAACCGGGTGCTGATCGAGAACCGGCCGGAGCCGCCCAAGGACTCCTGGTGGACGGTCACGGGCCGGTGGGTGGAGCCCGAGGGCGACCTGCAGGACATCCGGGACCACCGCTTCGAGGTCGAGGAGATGGTCGCCGTGGACAACCCCCCCGACCCCTACGAGTAG
- a CDS encoding permease, with protein sequence MSERPSSVPASAPSLGDSLVQGWGGPDDDQALPPPEWGRPERSRKTATVWLFALLILVLAAGQALLAGRFTHEAFLAWATVFTAISLQALPFLVFGVALSAALTAFVPARFWQRAVPRRASLAVPVAGLSGAVLPGCECASVPVAGGLIRRGVAPAAALTFLLAAPAINPVVVVATVVAFPNQPEMALARFLASLAAAVVVGWLWAAFGRSDWLRPPRTHHDPDASGWRVFAESMRHDLMHAGGFLIVGALAAASVNVLVPREWVTAVADTPVVSVLAMAFLAVVLSICSEADAFVAVSFTEFSATAKLAFLVVGPMVDLKLIALQAGSFGWSFVRRFVPLTLALTLLFSFLIGGWLL encoded by the coding sequence GTGTCGGAACGACCCTCCAGTGTCCCGGCGTCCGCTCCCTCCCTCGGTGACTCCCTGGTCCAGGGGTGGGGCGGCCCGGACGACGATCAGGCGCTCCCGCCCCCGGAATGGGGGCGGCCGGAGCGGTCGCGCAAGACCGCCACGGTCTGGCTGTTCGCGCTTCTCATCCTCGTGCTGGCGGCGGGCCAGGCCCTGCTGGCGGGGCGGTTCACCCACGAGGCGTTCCTGGCGTGGGCGACCGTGTTCACCGCCATCAGCCTCCAGGCGCTGCCGTTCCTGGTGTTCGGGGTGGCGCTGTCGGCGGCGCTGACCGCGTTCGTGCCCGCCCGGTTCTGGCAGCGGGCCGTCCCCCGCCGCGCATCCCTCGCCGTCCCGGTCGCCGGACTGTCGGGGGCGGTGTTGCCGGGGTGCGAGTGCGCCTCGGTCCCGGTGGCCGGCGGGCTGATCAGACGCGGCGTCGCCCCGGCCGCGGCGCTCACCTTCCTGCTGGCCGCGCCCGCCATCAACCCGGTCGTGGTGGTCGCCACCGTGGTGGCCTTCCCGAACCAGCCCGAGATGGCGCTGGCGCGCTTCCTCGCGTCGCTGGCGGCGGCGGTCGTGGTGGGGTGGCTGTGGGCCGCGTTCGGCAGGAGCGACTGGCTGCGTCCACCGCGCACCCACCACGATCCCGACGCGTCCGGGTGGCGGGTGTTCGCCGAGTCCATGCGGCACGACCTGATGCACGCCGGGGGCTTTCTCATCGTCGGCGCGCTGGCCGCGGCCAGCGTGAACGTGCTGGTTCCCCGCGAGTGGGTGACCGCGGTGGCCGACACCCCGGTGGTGTCGGTGCTGGCGATGGCGTTCCTGGCGGTGGTGCTGTCGATCTGCTCGGAGGCCGACGCGTTCGTCGCGGTGAGCTTCACCGAGTTCTCCGCCACCGCCAAACTCGCCTTCCTGGTCGTCGGCCCGATGGTCGACCTGAAGCTGATCGCCCTGCAGGCCGGTTCCTTCGGGTGGTCCTTCGTGCGCCGCTTCGTCCCGCTCACACTGGCACTGACGCTGCTCTTCTCGTTCCTGATCGGAGGGTGGCTGCTTTGA
- a CDS encoding NADP-dependent oxidoreductase has product MPTTTREFHLVARPQGEPAPTDFALVERTLPDPEPGELLIRNLVISVDPYMRGKMSGVRTYTDPYELNAPMDGGAVGVVEASADPDVPVGTTVLHNAGWRSHAVVPAAHTRPVNTREPLGPSVYLGALGMPGQTAYVGLLHKAEMRRDDTVFVSGAAGAVGGVVGQLARLHGARRVVGSAGSPEKVAYLLDELGFDAAFDYRAGPVRKQLAEAAPEGIDVYFDNVGGEHLEAAIACANDFARFAVCGAISGYNATEPPYAPRNLFQIVTKRLTLRGFIVGDDPQLTGDFYRDVAPAVAEGRIRVRETVVEGLENAPEAFVSMLRGGNVGKMVVRVSH; this is encoded by the coding sequence ATGCCGACCACAACACGGGAGTTCCACCTGGTCGCCCGTCCGCAGGGCGAACCCGCCCCGACCGACTTCGCCCTCGTCGAACGGACGCTGCCCGATCCGGAGCCGGGCGAACTGCTGATCCGCAACCTCGTGATCTCCGTCGACCCCTACATGCGCGGAAAGATGTCGGGCGTGCGCACCTACACCGACCCCTACGAGCTGAACGCCCCCATGGACGGGGGCGCCGTCGGGGTGGTCGAGGCCAGCGCGGACCCCGACGTCCCGGTGGGGACGACGGTGCTGCACAACGCGGGGTGGCGCTCGCACGCCGTCGTGCCCGCCGCCCACACACGTCCGGTCAACACGCGCGAGCCGCTGGGGCCCAGCGTCTACCTGGGAGCGCTGGGCATGCCCGGCCAGACCGCCTACGTGGGCCTGCTCCACAAGGCCGAGATGCGCCGGGACGACACCGTGTTCGTCTCCGGGGCGGCCGGGGCGGTGGGCGGCGTGGTCGGCCAGCTCGCCAGGCTGCACGGGGCCAGGCGGGTCGTCGGCAGCGCGGGTTCCCCCGAGAAGGTCGCCTACCTCCTCGACGAGCTGGGGTTCGACGCGGCCTTCGACTACCGGGCCGGACCGGTGCGCAAGCAGCTCGCCGAGGCCGCGCCCGAGGGGATCGACGTGTACTTCGACAACGTGGGCGGTGAGCACCTGGAGGCGGCGATCGCGTGCGCCAACGACTTCGCCCGCTTCGCGGTGTGCGGCGCGATCTCTGGCTACAACGCGACCGAGCCGCCGTACGCGCCGCGCAACCTGTTCCAGATCGTCACCAAGCGGCTCACCCTGCGCGGGTTCATCGTCGGCGACGACCCCCAGTTGACCGGGGACTTCTACCGCGACGTCGCCCCGGCGGTCGCCGAGGGGCGGATCAGGGTCCGCGAGACGGTCGTGGAGGGCCTGGAGAACGCCCCGGAGGCGTTCGTCTCGATGCTGCGCGGCGGCAACGTCGGCAAGATGGTGGTCCGGGTGTCGCACTGA
- a CDS encoding DEAD/DEAH box helicase, with protein MTDNAACPGFEALGLPEAIVDKLARNGLTSPFPIQAAAIPDAVAGRDVLGCGRTGSGKTLAFGLPALLRAARERSEPRRPRCLVLVPTRELAHQVRDALLPYARVLGVRVGDVVGGSPYGRQISELRRGVDVLVATPGRLTDLLDQGACSLEAVELSVLDEADQMCDMGFAPQVSRLLDEVRRDGQTLLFSATLDGDVDTLVRRYTRDPRTHSVDPPVSGVATMEHHLLRVLPRDKDRVVTEIAAREGRTILFVRSKHRADSLSEQLVSVGVSAAALHGGKSQSVRTRTLAKFREGRVRTLVATDVAARGIHVDGIDLVLNVDLPAGHKDYLHRGGRTARAGESGRVVSIVVPSQRHRARRLLGDARVKAAQHLVNPGDALLGELTGARQPSGEPWVEPPEPQRHGGRGGSRHRRTGGGRRDRRLPGESEERPRRGFDRGGPAARRGGPRTSRQGEGRFRDPRHG; from the coding sequence TTGACGGACAATGCCGCATGCCCGGGATTCGAAGCACTCGGTCTGCCCGAGGCGATCGTTGACAAGCTCGCCCGCAACGGACTGACCAGTCCGTTCCCGATCCAGGCCGCCGCGATCCCCGACGCGGTCGCAGGCCGTGACGTGCTCGGGTGCGGGCGCACCGGCTCGGGCAAGACCCTGGCCTTCGGACTGCCCGCCCTGCTGCGCGCCGCTCGGGAGCGCTCCGAGCCCCGCCGCCCCCGCTGCCTGGTCCTGGTGCCCACCCGCGAACTCGCCCACCAGGTGCGCGACGCCCTCCTGCCGTACGCCCGGGTGCTGGGCGTGCGCGTGGGCGACGTGGTCGGCGGCAGCCCCTACGGCAGGCAGATCAGCGAACTGCGCCGCGGCGTCGACGTGCTGGTGGCCACCCCCGGGCGCCTGACCGACCTCCTCGACCAGGGGGCCTGCTCCCTGGAGGCGGTCGAGCTGTCGGTGCTGGACGAGGCCGACCAGATGTGCGACATGGGATTCGCGCCGCAGGTCAGCCGGTTGCTCGACGAGGTCCGCCGCGACGGGCAGACCCTGCTGTTCTCCGCCACCCTGGACGGCGACGTCGACACACTGGTGCGGCGCTACACCCGCGACCCGCGGACGCACTCGGTCGACCCGCCGGTCTCCGGGGTCGCCACGATGGAGCACCACCTGCTCCGGGTGCTGCCCCGCGACAAGGACCGCGTCGTCACCGAGATCGCCGCGCGCGAGGGCCGCACCATCCTGTTCGTGCGCAGCAAGCACCGCGCCGACTCCCTCAGCGAGCAACTGGTCAGCGTCGGGGTGTCCGCGGCGGCGCTGCACGGCGGCAAGAGCCAGAGCGTGCGCACCCGCACCCTCGCCAAGTTCCGGGAGGGGCGCGTCCGGACCCTGGTGGCCACCGACGTCGCCGCGCGCGGCATCCACGTCGACGGCATCGACCTGGTGCTGAACGTGGACCTGCCCGCGGGCCACAAGGACTACCTGCACCGGGGCGGTCGTACCGCCCGGGCGGGGGAGTCGGGGCGGGTCGTCTCCATCGTCGTGCCCAGCCAGCGCCACCGGGCCCGCAGACTGCTCGGCGACGCGCGGGTGAAGGCCGCGCAGCACCTGGTCAACCCCGGTGACGCGCTGCTGGGCGAACTGACCGGGGCACGGCAGCCCTCGGGGGAGCCGTGGGTGGAACCGCCCGAGCCGCAGCGCCACGGCGGCCGGGGCGGCTCCCGGCACCGCCGGACGGGAGGCGGACGGCGCGACCGCCGCCTCCCCGGTGAGTCCGAGGAGCGTCCCCGCCGGGGGTTCGACCGGGGCGGTCCCGCGGCGCGGAGGGGCGGCCCCCGCACCTCGCGGCAGGGGGAGGGGCGCTTCCGCGACCCCAGGCACGGCTGA